Proteins encoded together in one Carya illinoinensis cultivar Pawnee chromosome 3, C.illinoinensisPawnee_v1, whole genome shotgun sequence window:
- the LOC122304885 gene encoding uncharacterized protein LOC122304885, with translation MTRTFFHKLLTYVSSEDDSDVVLNDEADRQSSRHHGNRQRRKFIRRDHIQGHECLFCSYFTENPIYPSNLFRMRFRMSHPLFLHILNEVEFYEPFFIQKRDNAERLSLSSMQKIIAALRILAYEITGDFMDEYIRIGENTVMESLKKFSKTIVSVFLDEYLRSPNFSDIA, from the coding sequence ATGACTCGTACTTTTTTTCACAAATTACTAACATACGTATCTtctgaagatgatagcgatgttGTTCTTAATGACGAGGCCGATAGACAGTCATCGAGGCATCATGGCAATCGCCAACGTCGTAAGTTTATTCGGCGTGATCATATTCAAGGACACGAGTGCCTATTTTGCAGTTATTTTACAGAAAATCCAAtatatccctcgaatctatttcgaaTGAGATTTCGGATGAGCCATCCCCTATTTCTCCAtattctaaatgaggtagagtTTTACGAGCCGTTCTTCATCCAGAAAAGAGATAATGCCGAAAGACTCAgtttatcttctatgcaaaagATAATTGCAGCACTTAGAATACTGGCATATGAGATTACTGgggattttatggatgaatacatacgtattggtgaaaACACTGTAATGGAGAGCCTCAAGAAATTTTCTAAGACAATAGTAAGTGTGTTTTTAGATGAATATCTACGGTCTCCAAATTTCAGTGATATTGCCTGA